Proteins encoded within one genomic window of Raineyella fluvialis:
- a CDS encoding NAD(P)-binding protein yields the protein MQSRKDVTKLPDLGATQGRVTPQRTRRPVYVDLLPPCNAGCPAGENIQNWLYLIKQDRAYDAWRQLTDDNPFPAIHGRVCYHPCEAACNRAELDQSVSIHAVERYLGDLAIEKGWAFDKPSHPSGKKVLVIGAGPSGLSAAYHLARLGHTVEIRDASDKPGGMMRWGIPEYRLPRDVLDAEIARLVDLGVTITCNHPVHDLALELAQGGFDACFIAIGAHLSKKVDIPAQDTSKMVDAVSFLRDVAGGERPLIGRKVAVYGGGNTAMDAARTARRLGADETTIIYRRTREQMPAHADEAEAAEREGVKINWLQTITEVGEDLTVEIMELGDDGRPRGTGRFEKLDADTVIMAVGQKPDTGFLHNIRGLRFEDDTLQVDPKTLMSDVPGLFAGGDAVPSERTVTIGTGHGKRAAHNIDMYLTQGQVAEPPKHPQADFDKLNLWYFRDSDSQRTQPELDPETRLSDFGEIVGGLTPDQAMFEAQRCLSCGNCFECNGCLGACPEDAVIRLGKGHRYRFDYDKCTGCATCYEQCPVHAIEMVPEGVALPPDLASAAQSHEASTRIGL from the coding sequence ATGCAGAGCCGCAAGGACGTCACCAAGCTCCCCGACCTCGGCGCAACGCAAGGACGGGTCACCCCCCAGCGAACTCGCCGGCCGGTCTACGTGGACCTGCTCCCCCCGTGCAACGCGGGGTGCCCCGCCGGCGAGAACATCCAGAACTGGCTGTATCTGATCAAGCAGGACCGCGCATACGATGCCTGGCGCCAGCTGACGGACGACAACCCCTTCCCGGCCATCCACGGCCGCGTGTGTTACCACCCGTGCGAGGCCGCGTGCAACCGGGCGGAGCTCGACCAATCCGTCTCGATCCACGCCGTCGAGCGCTATCTCGGCGACCTGGCGATCGAGAAGGGCTGGGCCTTCGACAAGCCCTCCCATCCCAGCGGCAAGAAGGTGCTGGTGATCGGTGCTGGCCCCTCGGGCCTCTCCGCCGCCTACCACCTGGCCCGCCTGGGGCACACCGTCGAGATCCGTGACGCCTCCGACAAGCCCGGCGGCATGATGCGCTGGGGCATCCCGGAGTACCGCCTGCCGCGTGACGTCCTCGACGCGGAGATCGCCCGCCTCGTCGACCTGGGCGTGACGATCACCTGCAACCACCCGGTGCACGACCTCGCCCTCGAGCTGGCCCAGGGCGGTTTCGACGCCTGCTTCATCGCCATCGGGGCGCACCTGTCCAAGAAGGTCGACATCCCGGCCCAGGACACCTCCAAGATGGTCGACGCGGTCAGCTTCCTGCGCGACGTCGCGGGCGGCGAGCGGCCCCTGATCGGCCGCAAGGTCGCCGTGTACGGCGGCGGCAACACCGCCATGGACGCGGCCCGGACGGCCCGACGCCTCGGCGCCGACGAGACGACGATCATCTACCGGCGTACGCGCGAGCAGATGCCGGCGCACGCCGATGAGGCGGAGGCCGCCGAGCGCGAGGGCGTCAAGATCAACTGGCTGCAGACGATCACCGAGGTCGGCGAGGACCTGACCGTCGAGATCATGGAGCTCGGCGACGACGGCCGTCCTCGCGGCACCGGCCGGTTCGAGAAGCTCGACGCCGACACGGTCATCATGGCCGTCGGCCAGAAGCCCGACACCGGCTTCCTGCACAACATCCGCGGCCTGCGGTTCGAGGACGACACCCTCCAGGTGGATCCGAAGACGTTGATGTCCGATGTCCCCGGCCTCTTCGCCGGCGGCGACGCGGTCCCCTCCGAGCGTACGGTCACCATCGGCACCGGCCACGGCAAGCGGGCGGCCCACAACATCGACATGTACCTCACCCAGGGCCAGGTCGCCGAGCCGCCGAAGCACCCGCAGGCCGACTTCGACAAGCTCAACCTGTGGTACTTCCGCGACAGCGACTCCCAGCGCACCCAGCCCGAGCTCGACCCGGAGACCCGGCTGTCGGACTTCGGCGAGATCGTCGGCGGCCTGACCCCGGACCAGGCGATGTTCGAGGCGCAGCGCTGCCTCTCCTGCGGCAACTGCTTCGAGTGCAACGGCTGCCTGGGGGCCTGCCCCGAGGACGCCGTGATCCGGCTCGGCAAGGGCCACCGCTACCGCTTCGACTACGACAAGTGCACGGGCTGCGCCACCTGCTACGAGCAGTGCCCGGTCCATGCGATCGAGATGGTGCCCGAGGGTGTCGCGCTGCCGCCTGACCTGGCGTCCGCCGCACAGTCCCACGAGGCCTCGACCAGGATTGGACTCTGA
- a CDS encoding sugar O-acetyltransferase, with the protein MADLPRPDHGQTDLGHGHRAGDPIGADSFVRPDDGDDRDHWDRMVAGELYVAAASSRIGEESSRAAELAERFNATPARDGQGRRAVLAELLGTLGEDVEVRAPLHVDYGRHLHIGAGTFVNFGLTALDVAPIRIGEHCQLGPNVQLLTPTHPVDPPLRRAGWEGAAPITLGDNVWLGGGVIVCPGVSIGDNTVVGAGAVVTRDLPADVVAVGNPARVIRTLGPTEVYA; encoded by the coding sequence ATGGCTGACCTACCTCGACCCGACCATGGACAGACCGACCTCGGACACGGCCATCGTGCGGGGGACCCGATCGGCGCCGACTCCTTCGTCCGCCCCGACGACGGTGACGACCGGGACCACTGGGACCGGATGGTGGCCGGCGAGCTGTACGTCGCCGCGGCCTCATCCCGGATCGGCGAGGAGTCGTCCCGCGCCGCCGAGCTCGCCGAGCGCTTCAACGCCACCCCGGCCCGGGACGGGCAGGGCCGTCGGGCCGTCCTGGCCGAGCTGCTCGGGACCTTGGGTGAAGATGTCGAGGTGCGGGCGCCGCTCCACGTCGACTACGGACGCCACCTGCACATCGGCGCCGGGACCTTCGTAAACTTCGGGCTCACCGCCTTGGACGTCGCCCCGATCCGGATCGGGGAGCACTGCCAGCTGGGACCGAACGTGCAACTGCTCACCCCCACCCACCCGGTGGATCCGCCGTTGCGGCGGGCCGGCTGGGAGGGCGCGGCGCCGATCACCCTGGGCGACAACGTCTGGCTCGGCGGCGGGGTGATCGTCTGCCCGGGAGTGAGCATCGGTGACAACACCGTCGTCGGCGCGGGTGCCGTGGTCACCCGTGACCTCCCCGCGGACGTGGTGGCGGTGGGCAACCCGGCTCGGGTGATCCGCACCCTCGG